The proteins below come from a single Natrinema sp. SYSU A 869 genomic window:
- the aroA gene encoding 3-phosphoshikimate 1-carboxyvinyltransferase — MNVTITPSSVEGTARAPPSKSYTHRAILAAGYASEATVRDALWSADTQATARAVDLFGGDVDRRDDGTLEIDGFDGRPDVPADIIDCANSGTTMRLVTAAAALADGTSVLTGDESLRSRPQGPLLKALVDLGADADSTRGNGQAPLVVTGPLSGGKVSIPGDVSSQYITALLLAGAVTDEGIAIDLETDLKSAPYVDITLEVLADFGVEARHTDAGFEVDGGQSYAPVDGEYTVPGDFSSISYPLAAGAIAGDAGAGVRIDGAQPSAQGDSAIVEIVERMGADVNWDRDAGTIDVSQAPLSGIEVDVEDTPDLLPTIATLGAVADGDTHITNAEHVRYKETDRVSAMAEALGKMGVKTTEEQDSLTVHGGESTLEGTTVQGRNDHRIIMALALAGLVADGETTIEGADHVDVSFPGFFGMLEELGVALERQE; from the coding sequence ATGAACGTCACGATCACGCCCTCAAGCGTCGAGGGGACGGCACGGGCACCGCCCTCGAAGAGCTACACGCATCGGGCGATCCTCGCAGCGGGGTACGCCAGCGAGGCGACCGTCCGAGACGCACTTTGGAGTGCAGATACACAGGCGACCGCTCGCGCGGTCGACCTGTTTGGCGGCGACGTCGACCGACGGGACGACGGGACCCTCGAGATCGACGGCTTCGACGGCCGCCCCGACGTGCCGGCGGACATCATCGACTGTGCGAATAGCGGGACAACGATGCGACTCGTCACGGCGGCAGCCGCGCTCGCGGACGGCACCTCAGTGCTGACCGGTGACGAATCGCTGCGTTCCCGACCCCAGGGCCCGCTGCTCAAGGCGCTGGTCGATCTCGGGGCCGATGCCGACAGCACCCGTGGGAACGGCCAGGCACCGCTGGTCGTCACCGGCCCGCTATCGGGCGGCAAGGTGTCGATTCCAGGCGACGTCTCCTCGCAGTACATCACCGCCCTGCTGTTGGCCGGCGCGGTCACCGACGAGGGGATCGCGATCGACCTCGAGACGGACCTCAAGTCCGCGCCGTACGTCGATATCACACTCGAGGTGCTCGCGGACTTCGGCGTCGAGGCTCGCCACACGGATGCCGGATTCGAAGTCGACGGCGGACAGTCCTACGCACCCGTGGACGGCGAGTACACCGTTCCCGGCGACTTCTCGTCGATTTCCTACCCCCTCGCAGCGGGTGCGATCGCCGGCGATGCGGGTGCGGGCGTCCGTATCGACGGTGCCCAGCCCAGCGCACAGGGCGACAGCGCCATCGTCGAGATCGTCGAGCGGATGGGTGCCGATGTCAACTGGGATCGGGACGCGGGGACGATCGACGTTTCGCAGGCCCCGCTCTCCGGAATCGAGGTCGATGTCGAGGACACACCGGATCTGCTGCCGACGATCGCGACGCTTGGCGCGGTCGCCGACGGCGACACCCACATTACGAACGCCGAGCACGTCCGCTACAAGGAGACCGACCGCGTGAGCGCGATGGCCGAAGCGTTGGGGAAAATGGGCGTTAAGACCACCGAAGAACAGGACTCGCTGACGGTCCACGGCGGCGAGTCGACGCTCGAGGGCACGACCGTACAGGGCCGCAATGATCATCGGATCATCATGGCGCTCGCACTCGCCGGCCTCGTCGCCGACGGCGAGACCACCATCGAGGGGGCCGACCACGTTGACGTCTCGTTCCCCGGCTTCTTCGGCATGCTCGAGGAGTTGGGTGTCGCGCTCGAGCGACAGGAATAG
- a CDS encoding thiolase family protein: MATNTPVIVSAVRTAQGKEDGALADVRSEDLSIPLVDEMLAETGVEGDNVDDLMWGCAQQRSEQRTNIARQIALFSELGESVPATTIDRQCASSAQAIISAADSIAAGRHEAVIAGGVESMSRVKMGAADSGDMYPKLDEKYGMRNLQMGMTAEKVAEEYDISREEQDEYGARSQQRAVEATEAGTFDDEIVPIETEDGVHDEDEGLRPGTTPEKLAELPTVFKEDGTVTPGNASQIADGAAGVMLTSREFADDNDLEVLAEVGTSYVAGVDPTVMGVGPVPATEGLLERAGREIDDYGLVEINEAFASQTLYSQRELGIPDDQLNVNGGAIAIGHPLGCSGARLPVTLVHEMNRESVDRGIATECVGFGQGAAIEFELP, from the coding sequence ATGGCAACTAATACGCCGGTAATTGTTAGCGCTGTTAGAACAGCACAGGGGAAAGAAGACGGTGCGCTCGCGGACGTTCGCAGCGAGGATCTCTCGATCCCGTTGGTCGACGAGATGCTTGCCGAGACTGGCGTCGAAGGAGATAATGTCGACGACCTGATGTGGGGCTGTGCCCAGCAGCGCTCGGAACAGCGGACGAACATCGCGCGACAGATCGCGCTCTTCTCCGAACTCGGGGAGTCGGTCCCCGCGACGACCATCGACCGCCAGTGTGCCTCCTCCGCGCAGGCGATCATCAGCGCCGCGGACTCGATCGCCGCGGGCCGACACGAGGCGGTTATCGCCGGCGGCGTCGAGAGCATGAGCCGCGTCAAGATGGGCGCGGCCGACAGCGGTGACATGTATCCGAAACTCGACGAGAAGTACGGCATGCGGAACCTCCAGATGGGGATGACCGCCGAGAAGGTCGCAGAGGAGTACGACATCAGTAGAGAAGAGCAAGACGAGTACGGCGCGCGCAGCCAGCAGCGCGCGGTCGAAGCGACTGAGGCGGGCACGTTCGACGACGAGATCGTCCCGATCGAGACCGAAGACGGCGTCCACGACGAGGACGAGGGCCTCCGCCCCGGCACGACCCCCGAGAAGCTCGCCGAACTCCCGACTGTCTTTAAGGAAGACGGCACCGTCACGCCCGGCAACGCCTCCCAAATCGCCGACGGGGCCGCCGGTGTGATGCTCACCAGCCGCGAGTTCGCGGACGACAACGACCTCGAGGTCCTCGCGGAAGTCGGTACCAGCTACGTCGCTGGCGTCGACCCGACCGTCATGGGCGTCGGACCAGTACCGGCGACCGAGGGCCTGCTCGAGCGCGCAGGCCGGGAGATCGACGACTACGGGCTCGTCGAGATCAACGAGGCCTTCGCCAGCCAGACGCTGTACTCCCAGCGCGAACTGGGCATTCCGGACGACCAGCTCAATGTCAACGGCGGCGCGATCGCGATCGGCCATCCGCTCGGCTGTTCCGGTGCACGGCTGCCGGTAACGCTCGTCCACGAGATGAACCGCGAGAGCGTCGACCGCGGCATTGCGACCGAGTGCGTCGGCTTCGGACAAGGTGCAGCGATCGAGTTCGAACTCCCCTGA